A portion of the Pseudorasbora parva isolate DD20220531a chromosome 1, ASM2467924v1, whole genome shotgun sequence genome contains these proteins:
- the LOC137079815 gene encoding histone H3 isoform X2, with protein sequence MARTKQTARKSTGGKAPRKQLATKAARKSAPATGGKPHRYRPGTVALREIRRYQKSTELLIRKLPFQRLVREIAQDFKTDLRFQSSAVMALQEASEAYLVGLFEDTNLCAIHAKRVTIMPKDIQLARRIRGERA encoded by the exons ATGGCGAGAACCAAGCAGACCGCTCGTAAGTCAACCGGAGGAAAAGCCCCGAGGAAACAGCTGGCTACCAAAGCCGCCCGTAAGAGCGCTCCAGCTACCGGTGgc aagCCTCACCGTTACAGGCCCGGTACCGTGGCGCTGAGAGAGATTCGCCGTTATCAGAAATCCACTGAGTTGCTGATCCGCAAACTGCCCTTCCAGCGGCTGGTGAGAGAAATCGCTCAGGATTTCAAGACGGATCTGCGCTTCCAGAGCTCCGCTGTCATGGCCCTGCAGGAGGCTAGCGAGGCTTATTTGGTGGGTCTGTTTGAGGACACCAATCTGTGCGCCATCCACGCCAAGAGAGTCACCATCATGCCCAAAGACATCCAGCTGGCCCGCCGCATCCGCGGAGAGCGCGCTTAG
- the LOC137079815 gene encoding histone H3 isoform X3 → MARTKQTARKSTGGKAPRKQLATKAARKSAPATGGIRKPHRYRPGTVALREIRRYQKSTELLIRKLPFQRLVREIAQDFKTDLRFQSSAVMALQEASEAYLVGLFEDTNLCAIHAKRVTIMPKDIQLARRIRGERA, encoded by the exons ATGGCGAGAACCAAGCAGACCGCTCGTAAGTCAACCGGAGGAAAAGCCCCGAGGAAACAGCTGGCTACCAAAGCCGCCCGTAAGAGCGCTCCAGCTACCGGTGgc ATTCGG aagCCTCACCGTTACAGGCCCGGTACCGTGGCGCTGAGAGAGATTCGCCGTTATCAGAAATCCACTGAGTTGCTGATCCGCAAACTGCCCTTCCAGCGGCTGGTGAGAGAAATCGCTCAGGATTTCAAGACGGATCTGCGCTTCCAGAGCTCCGCTGTCATGGCCCTGCAGGAGGCTAGCGAGGCTTATTTGGTGGGTCTGTTTGAGGACACCAATCTGTGCGCCATCCACGCCAAGAGAGTCACCATCATGCCCAAAGACATCCAGCTGGCCCGCCGCATCCGCGGAGAGCGCGCTTAG
- the LOC137079815 gene encoding histone H3 isoform X1, with product MARTKQTARKSTGGKAPRKQLATKAARKSAPATGGVKKPHRYRPGTVALREIRRYQKSTELLIRKLPFQRLVREIAQDFKTDLRFQSSAVMALQEASEAYLVGLFEDTNLCAIHAKRVTIMPKDIQLARRIRGERA from the exons ATGGCGAGAACCAAGCAGACCGCTCGTAAGTCAACCGGAGGAAAAGCCCCGAGGAAACAGCTGGCTACCAAAGCCGCCCGTAAGAGCGCTCCAGCTACCGGTGgcg ttaagaagCCTCACCGTTACAGGCCCGGTACCGTGGCGCTGAGAGAGATTCGCCGTTATCAGAAATCCACTGAGTTGCTGATCCGCAAACTGCCCTTCCAGCGGCTGGTGAGAGAAATCGCTCAGGATTTCAAGACGGATCTGCGCTTCCAGAGCTCCGCTGTCATGGCCCTGCAGGAGGCTAGCGAGGCTTATTTGGTGGGTCTGTTTGAGGACACCAATCTGTGCGCCATCCACGCCAAGAGAGTCACCATCATGCCCAAAGACATCCAGCTGGCCCGCCGCATCCGCGGAGAGCGCGCTTAG
- the LOC137079916 gene encoding histone H2A-like, which produces MSGRGKTGGKARAKAKSRSSRAGLQFPVGRVHRLLRKGNYAQRVGAGAPVYLAAVLEYLTAEILELAGNAARDNKKTRIIPRHLQLAVRNDEELNKLLGGVTIAQGGVLPNIQAVLLPKKTEKPAKSK; this is translated from the coding sequence ATGAGCGGACGAGGCAAAACCGGCGGAAAGGCTCGCGCCAAGGCCAAGAGTCGCTCTTCCAGAGCGGGACTGCAGTTCCCCGTCGGCCGTGTCCACAGGCTTCTCCGCAAAGGCAACTATGCCCAGCGCGTCGGTGCCGGTGCTCCGGTTTATTTGGCCGCTGTGCTCGAGTATCTCACCGCTGAGATCCTGGAGTTGGCTGGAAACGCCGCTCGGGACAACAAGAAGACCCGTATCATTCCTCGACACCTGCAGCTGGCGGTGCGCAATGACGAGGAGCTGAACAAGCTTCTGGGTGGCGTGACCATCGCTCAGGGCGGCGTGCTGCCCAACATTCAGGCCGTGCTGCTGCCCAAGAAGACCGAGAAGCCCGCCAAGTCCAAATAA
- the LOC137079576 gene encoding histone H1-like yields the protein MAETAPAPAAAAPAKSPKKKSAAKAKKSGPGVGELIVKAVSASKERSGVSLAALKKALAAGGYDVEKNNSRVKIAVKSLVTKGALVQVKGTGASGSFKLNKQQVETKKKPAKKAAPKAKKPAAKKPAASKKPKAAAAKKPKAAKKSPKKAKKPAATAAKKATKSSKKAKKPAAAKKAAKSPKKAKVAKPKAAKPKAAKPKRAAPKKR from the coding sequence atggCAGAAACCGCCCCAGCCCCGGCTGCTGCCGCCCCGGCCAAATCGCCCAAGAAGAAGTCCGCCGCGAAAGCCAAGAAATCAGGTCCAGGCGTCGGCGAGCTCATCGTCAAGGCTGTGTCCGCGTCGAAGGAGAGGAGCGGTGTGTCCCTCGCCGCCCTGAAGAAAGCGCTCGCTGCCGGCGGCTACGATGTGGAGAAGAACAACTCCCGCGTCAAGATCGCCGTCAAGAGTCTGGTGACTAAAGGCGCCCTGGTGCAGGTCAAAGGGACCGGGGCCTCCGGCTCCTTCAAGCTCAACAAGCAGCAAGTCGAGACCAAGAAGAAACCCGCCAAGAAAGCGGCTCCTAAAGCGAAGAAGCCCGCAGCCAAGAAACCCGCGGCCTCTAAGAAGCCCAAAGCTGCAGCAGCAAAGAAGCCCAAAGCCGCGAAGAAATCACCGAAGAAGGCCAAGAAACCCGCCGCCACAGCCGCTAAGAAGGCGACGAAGAGCTCCAAGAAGGCAAAGAAGCCAGCAGCCGCTAAGAAAGCAGCCAAAAGCCCTAAAAAGGCCAAGGTGGCTAAACCTAAAGCAGCAAAGCCTAAAGCCGCCAAGCCTAAAAGGGCAGCTCCCAAAAAGAGATAA